One Engystomops pustulosus chromosome 7, aEngPut4.maternal, whole genome shotgun sequence DNA window includes the following coding sequences:
- the HJV gene encoding hemojuvelin, with protein MGRPTSRRYLSTRSSDSVLFKTVLLLIFWKQVDAQCKIVKCNADYVAAVSNPRISNNNAVFCNALRAYSQCTRNTARTCRGDLVYHSAVHIIEDRMIQHNCSKVGPTTPPRRQPPQPLPDGPIKQACDYDKVYREKHETGPKYLHCGVFGDPHVRTFSGDFQTCRVNGSWPLLDNEYLFVQATSAQLHQASNATAISKLTIIFKNMKQCIDQKVYQAEVGNVPAAFDDGSVNGGRRAGGSSLTIHEKEPGKYIEIHAAYIGTTIRVRQLGRQLSFSLRMAEEISRAFREEQDLQLCVGGCPSSQQISRTKDLSRTHTLSMESARSLCRERLAVEDMYFESCVFDLLISGNVNMTDAAFHALEDARDFHPEPGTLHIFSRAEKGPVLSLSLILVIALIGQTYNFV; from the exons ATGGGTAGGCCGACCAGCAGACGTTACCTCTCAACAAGATCTTCCGACAGTGTTCTCTTCAAGACCGTGCTCCTGCTTATCTTTTGGAAACAAG tggATGCGCAGTGTAAAATTGTGAAATGTAACGCGGACTATGTTGCTGCTGTATCAAATCCAAGGATCTCCAACAATAACGCTGTATTCTGTAACGCCCTACGTGCATATTCTCAGTGCACTCGTAACACGGCCCGGACCTGCCGCGGAGACCTGGTGTACCACTCAGCGGTGCACATCATTGAGGATCGTATGATTCAGCACAACTGCTCCAAGGTGGGGCCCACCACTCCTCCCCGACGGCAGCCGCCACAGCCTCTCCCCGATGGTCCCATCAAACAGGCCTGTGACTACGACAAGGTCTACCGTGAAAAGCACGAGACTGGTCCCAAGTATCTGCACTGTGGGGTTTTTGGCGACCCCCATGTCCGCACTTTCAGTGGTGACTTTCAGACGTGTAGAGTGAACGGATCGTGGCCTCTTCTAGACAATGAATATCTGTTTGTCCAGGCCACCAGCGCACAGCTACACCAGGCCTCCAACGCTACAGCCATCAGCAAG CTAACCATAATCTTCAAGAACATGAAGCAGTGCATTGACCAGAAAGTGTACCAGGCCGAAGTGGGCAACGTTCCAGCAGCTTTCGATGACGGCTCGGTCAATGGCGGCAGGAGAGCAGGTGGCAGCAGCCTCACCATTCATGAGAAGGAGCCTGGGAAGTACATTGAGATCCACGCTGCTTACATAGGCACCACAATCCGTGTGCGCCAGCTGGGCAGGCAGCTGTCCTTCTCCTTACGTATGGCTGAGGAGATCTCCAGGGCTTTCCGGGAGGAGCAGGACCTGCAGCTCTGTGTAGGTGGCTGCCCATCCAGCCAGCAGATCTCCAGGACTAAGGACCTCAGTAGGACTCACACCTTGAGCATGGAGAGTGCTCGCTCCCTGTGCCGGGAGAGACTGGCTGTAGAAGACATGTACTTTGAGTCTTGTGTCTTTGACTTGCTGATATCAGGAAATGTAAATATGACGGACGCAGCTTTCCATGCCCTGGAGGACGCCAGAGATTTCCACCCTGAACCGGGAACGTTACATATCTTCAGCAGAGCGGAGAAAGGACCGGTCTTATCACTAAGCCTGATACTTGTCATCGCTCTCATTGGGCAGACATACAACTTTGTGTAA